The DNA window TGAGGAAACCCTGCGCGGCGCAGCAAGGGAGTAGCATATCGGTGGACTCCCTCTACCTGTACTCGGACTGTCCTGGATTCAAGAATGTCGATTGCCTGCTGGTCCTCCTTGGACCTGGTAACCTCCTTTTCATTCCTAAAAGGGAGGACGTCAAGCTGCCATAGCCTCTCAACATCCTTGGAGAGCTCTGATGTCTGTGGGATGAATGATGAGTGCAAGCATGCCTGTCCAGCCGCTGGATGTGGAAGACTCTTGGCAGGTCCCTGCAGCGCCCACCCCAGCTCCGTGCAGACTGCTACTGGCCCTCCAGGTGGTCCACGAATCACTGGGCATACCGGAGTGATAAGGTGCGGGTGATCTGATCCAATCAGGATCATAGGTTTCACCTTGCTGAAACCTGTGAGGGGAAGTCGTTGCAGGTGACTGTACTTCCTTTTGAGTGTTTCCACCGGGCAAGATTGCTCTGCCAGAGCCAGTTGTTCTGCTGTGAATGCATTTAGTATTTGATGCCTCACCTTCGGCTTAGCTTTAGTGGACACCTCCAATGATAGGCTTCCCCCATGCAGCTGCAGGACATCCTGCCTGATGGTTCGGAGGGCCAGAGTCTCGTCTGTTGGGGCTAGGCCGAGGAACTTTACAGCAGCAGGCAATATTATGGTTCTCTCTGAACCATCATCCAGCACAGCATAGGTGTCCATGGTTTTTTTCCCATTGTGGAGTTGAACTCTTACCACCTTCAACATCACTCTCCCAGAGTGACTGGAATGGTCAACATAGATGACACTGGATGCTGTGCACATGGTCAGGATACTGGGGTTCTGCTCTTTAGCCTTGGCAAGGCCATGTAATACAAGGAGGTGTTGCTCACCACAGGTGCTGCAGGGTTTCTTGAGCATGCAGTTGTCAGCAGAATGGTTCCTGCCACACCTCCAACATTTATTCTTGTCTCTGATCCAGTCCACAACCGCAGCCACATCCAGCCGGGAGAACTCATTACATCCACTCAAATAATGCTCTGTCCCTTCACAGAAAGGGCAGTAAGGCTTGAAACGTTCTCTTTTCTTCTGCATTGCAACATTCTTTGGACCTGGATGGGCCACAGCAGGTGGTTTGGTGGCCGTGGTTTCAGGTCCATAATACACAGAGGCCAACTtgggtttgggttttgtttccAAGTGCCTACTGACTTTCCCCTCCAACCAGGGCTTCTCTGAGGCATACAGCTCCGTGGCCCGTCGGGAGACCTGCATTGCTTGGGTCTTGCGCTCCAACCACTCGGCTAGATCGTAGAGGGTATAAGTGCGATTTGATCCGGGCCGCAGGATCCCTCGGTTAAGGCAGTACTCTGCAAAGTTATCCCGATAACTCAGAGGGAGTTTGGTGAGTAATCGGTCTACGTGGGATCCACAGTGGAGTTCACTCTCTGCCACCCCGTCCATCGTGGTAAGCATCCCCACTAGACTGGCAACTGACAGGGAGAAAGCTTCAAAGGCTTGTGAGTCACCTGGTTTTATGTGTGGTGTGCACAGGATGGCGCTGAGTTCACTCTGTACCAGTTGTCTTGGCTGGCCGTACTTCTGCTCAAGAGCCCTCATTGCACTAGTATATGGAGTTGGGTCATGGATGTAGCGTTTAGCCACTTGGAATGCACTTGGGAACTTCAAGTGATCTAGCAAGATCTGATACTTGTAATCCTCGGACAAGTGCTTGTGAGGCCCAAGAACACTATCCAGTCCTTTCTTCAGTAAGGCAAAGTCACTCTCCTTCCCAGAACTGAAAACAGTGAGCTTAGGTTTAGGGAGGCCATAGGAGGATGCAATCACCATTTCCAACATACTGGGTTCTGAACTCGTGTGGTTTACTGCTGGGGACATACCTGGTGGAGGTCTAAGTCCCTGTGCAGCTAGCACAGGTTGGAATGAAGCATATCGAGGCTGTTGAGGCAGAGGGCGAAGTGGGGGGATCCATGGCTGGAAACCCCGAGTGACGTCCTCCTTTGCAGTAGAAGGTTGCATAGTGGCCGGCTGGGCCACTAAGGGAGGGTCTGGTTGAGGTGTCTGCGATGGCACAGGAGGCCCAGACATCTGTATTGCTGGTGGAGCTGCAGTGCTGGCTACAGCAGGTGGAGCAGGAGTTGCTGGATGCACTGGTGTGAGAAGATAGTCAGGACATGGTGAAGTGAATCTCGGAGCAGACGCTGATCTATCCATAGAGAGCTCTGTGGGTGGCCCAACGGGTGCAGTGGAAGTGCCAGGGAGTAGGGCTGAAGGAGCTGACATCACAAGGACGGGCTCTGtaattctctccccctcctgaATCGATTTGGGCTCCCTCTCCGTAGGATTTGGTGTAGAGACAGCTGAAGCCATTGGTTCCACCTCCATTAATGGCCCCTTTGGCACTGGAGGGGTGAGCTGCTCTAGTCGCTGCACCCGTTTGTTAAGGTCACGGGACTCTGCTACAGTCACTTGCAGAGATCGCATCTGATGCTGGATATTAATCAGACAATCCTCCATTCTTCGCCATCTTATCTCCTCCACATCCGGCCTCCTTGTGTAGTGGGAGTTTGACGGTGCCATCATAACCTCCTCTGTTAGATTGGGTGACAGCCTTGGCCCACGGGTACGGTAGGACAACTCATAGTCCTCCAGATGTCCAGGGATTCGATGGCTCCTGCTAGGACGGGGACTTTGTGCATCATCCTGATCTCTGGAGGCAGCCATGTCATGCAGGTGCAGcacatccggctcgaaggaccactttgtacagaatggtgtacgtcagtttaatgctggggTGTGCTGCAATAGTAactatcctcggtcagaaggagaggctgacatccagggattagattaccacaggtggagtttattggcgGTCAGATGGATGGTACAGGAAGgtatggcatacagtaggaggatgtggaggggtgatatggtgtggtttctatgattaagaacagggCATAGGAAACAGAACAATAATAGAACAGGCATGAATACGGATCAAAGATTAGGAAAACTGGTAACAAATCCCTCCACCAcaaatcagtttgatatcaCTTACGGTTTCACATTTACtgaggcactacccaaaaggcgccacaagagggcactccaacacaagagatgacccaCTTATGATGATGCACCTAGTAAACAGTCAGCCCCCTACTTAACCACTACGTAATGCAGCGCtgttacagtgtacaaattcacatcaaTTGGCAGGTGGACCAAACAGAGCaagaacaagcccaaaacaatcaaataactgggctgtaatagctatcgctaactagcacatatgCTAACGGCCACTAAacccaatacacacaagtagcagggtaaacttCTTGAGCATGGAACATGAACTCACTTTTAATTGacgcacaccatccccaacaaatacaggatgggctatttgcttcccttcccagcagctctctcctcaatcgccAGCCCAGGAACGAACGAACACCATCCAGCTCCGAAATCCCATGAATCCCATCACTGcccagaggctgctgggtaatgtagttcACCCTAACACAGGCTTTTCTAcaggaaccttatacagcgcttccctatacacgtcgaactcccgcaggcacaaagaaattacggaggctattacttatcacctgaccaaagatatggctcccatcaacactgtgcaaaacgagggatttaggaaaatgatcaacaccctagaccaggggtcggcaacctgcggctctggAGCCGCATGCGGATCTTTAGTCTGTTACGGGTCcaaaattgaggacgagagtaaaacaatgatagtccagaaaaggccgttcaaacaattgattttaatgaatacacgcagcgtggggagatgtaaactggaaaccatcagttgtaaatccccaaccaaaaatacacttcagattgcttttataacatcagggtattatgacgccccctcatgcgtttacaagcacataatttgcatgtacagaacattcatgtattttaagaattaactgcaacatagaggttcctccttgtggcat is part of the Oreochromis niloticus isolate F11D_XX unplaced genomic scaffold, O_niloticus_UMD_NMBU tig00001486_pilon, whole genome shotgun sequence genome and encodes:
- the LOC109205054 gene encoding predicted GPI-anchored protein 58 yields the protein MAASRDQDDAQSPRPSRSHRIPGHLEDYELSYRTRGPRLSPNLTEEVMMAPSNSHYTRRPDVEEIRWRRMEDCLINIQHQMRSLQVTVAESRDLNKRVQRLEQLTPPVPKGPLMEVEPMASAVSTPNPTEREPKSIQEGERITEPVLVMSAPSALLPGTSTAPVGPPTELSMDRSASAPRFTSPCPDYLLTPVHPATPAPPAVASTAAPPAIQMSGPPVPSQTPQPDPPLVAQPATMQPSTAKEDVTRGFQPWIPPLRPL